Proteins from one Deinococcus actinosclerus genomic window:
- a CDS encoding xanthine dehydrogenase family protein molybdopterin-binding subunit: protein MTTPQSPARTHLGRPRKIIDGLEKLVGRAPYVADQWLPGLLHARPVLSPYPHARIRGIDRTAALAVPGVHSVLLGTDLNVKPMHSRPSLLLAEDLVVFAGQPVALILADTEAQAADAAALLDVDYDVLDAVEDAEAALAGGTLVWPQGVPKADGGMAGLHGGEAGAQAAREPSNVDEDRTFGCGDVDAALAGAAFTAGGTFRVAGVHQGYLEPHAVAAQPGARPGEVTVYTSTQGQYVVRSEVAGALGLRERDVHVVPLTVGGGFGAKYGIMDALVAAAALHARQPVRLVLTRSEDMLTTMPAPAIDVTLRLGADADGTLTAVDADVRIENGAFRFGHGGIIATMLGGLYRCENVRVRTRELLLNRAPVGAYRAPGVPQALFALESAVDDLTRQLGADPLDWRLRHAVQAGDPMGTGRPWPDIGLRDCLEAARAHPLWQGRRDLPEHEGVGLAVGGWPGAFSPAGAVCRVDTDGTVRLHVGSVDISGVHSSMVLIAAETLGVDPDQVEIVQGTTDSGPYAPNSGGSQVTISLSGAVLDASTQVRDQLLELAARHFEAHRDDLELAGGQALVRGIPDRAIPIGKLAAQAQRAPGGPGPVVAEGRAALKAGAPGFIAHLVHVRVDPDTGAVTLRRSVAAQDVGFALNPLLVEGQIQGGSAQALGLGLLEGLDYAGGTLANPNFLEYAFPTSTDVPPLEALLVQRPSEHGPFGARIVGEPPITAGAAALANAVREAAGVRVTELPVTPEAVWRLRQAQAGD, encoded by the coding sequence GTGACCACGCCACAGTCCCCGGCCCGCACGCACCTGGGCCGTCCGCGCAAGATCATCGACGGCCTGGAGAAACTCGTGGGCCGCGCGCCCTACGTCGCCGACCAGTGGCTGCCGGGGCTGCTGCACGCCCGGCCCGTGCTGTCCCCGTACCCGCACGCGCGCATCCGGGGCATCGACCGGACGGCGGCGCTGGCCGTGCCGGGCGTGCACTCGGTGCTGCTGGGCACGGACCTGAACGTGAAGCCCATGCACTCGCGCCCCAGCCTGCTGCTCGCGGAGGACCTGGTGGTGTTCGCGGGCCAGCCGGTCGCGCTGATCCTGGCGGACACCGAGGCGCAGGCGGCGGACGCGGCGGCCCTGCTGGACGTGGACTACGATGTGCTGGACGCCGTGGAGGACGCCGAGGCGGCCCTGGCCGGCGGGACGCTGGTGTGGCCGCAGGGCGTCCCGAAGGCCGACGGCGGCATGGCCGGGCTGCACGGCGGCGAGGCGGGCGCGCAGGCGGCGCGCGAGCCGAGCAACGTGGACGAGGACCGCACCTTCGGGTGCGGGGACGTGGACGCGGCCCTGGCGGGGGCGGCCTTCACGGCGGGCGGGACGTTCCGGGTGGCGGGCGTGCATCAGGGGTACCTGGAGCCGCACGCGGTGGCGGCGCAGCCCGGCGCGCGGCCCGGCGAGGTCACGGTGTACACGAGCACCCAGGGACAGTACGTGGTGCGCTCGGAGGTCGCGGGCGCGCTGGGCCTGCGCGAGCGGGACGTGCACGTGGTGCCGCTGACGGTGGGTGGGGGCTTCGGCGCGAAGTACGGGATCATGGACGCGCTGGTGGCGGCGGCGGCGCTGCACGCGCGGCAGCCGGTGCGGCTGGTCCTGACCCGCAGCGAGGACATGCTGACGACCATGCCCGCCCCGGCCATCGACGTGACGCTGCGGCTGGGCGCCGACGCGGACGGCACCCTGACCGCCGTGGACGCGGACGTGAGGATCGAGAACGGCGCCTTCCGCTTCGGGCACGGGGGGATCATCGCCACGATGCTCGGCGGCCTGTACCGCTGCGAGAACGTGCGGGTCCGCACGCGCGAGCTGCTGCTGAACCGCGCGCCGGTCGGGGCGTACCGCGCGCCGGGCGTGCCGCAGGCGCTGTTCGCGCTGGAGTCCGCCGTGGACGACCTGACCCGCCAGCTGGGCGCCGACCCGCTGGACTGGCGGCTGCGCCACGCGGTGCAGGCAGGCGACCCGATGGGCACCGGGCGGCCCTGGCCGGACATCGGCCTGCGCGACTGCCTGGAGGCCGCCCGCGCCCACCCGCTGTGGCAGGGGCGGCGCGACCTGCCCGAGCACGAGGGGGTGGGGCTGGCGGTGGGCGGCTGGCCGGGCGCGTTCTCCCCGGCGGGCGCGGTGTGCCGCGTGGACACCGACGGCACGGTGCGCCTGCACGTGGGCAGCGTGGACATCAGCGGCGTGCACTCCAGCATGGTGCTGATCGCCGCCGAGACGCTGGGCGTGGACCCGGATCAGGTGGAGATCGTGCAGGGCACCACGGACAGCGGGCCGTACGCGCCGAACTCCGGGGGGTCGCAGGTGACGATCAGCCTGTCGGGCGCGGTGCTGGACGCCAGCACGCAGGTGCGTGACCAGCTGCTGGAACTGGCCGCGCGGCATTTTGAGGCGCACCGCGACGATCTGGAACTCGCGGGTGGGCAGGCGCTCGTGCGGGGCATCCCGGACCGCGCCATTCCGATCGGGAAGCTGGCGGCGCAGGCGCAGCGCGCGCCGGGCGGACCGGGCCCGGTGGTCGCCGAGGGCCGCGCGGCGCTGAAGGCGGGCGCGCCGGGGTTCATCGCGCATCTCGTGCACGTGCGGGTGGATCCGGACACCGGGGCGGTCACCCTGCGGCGCTCGGTGGCTGCGCAGGACGTGGGCTTCGCGCTGAACCCGCTGCTCGTCGAGGGGCAGATCCAGGGGGGCAGCGCGCAGGCGCTGGGGCTGGGGCTGCTGGAGGGCCTGGACTACGCGGGCGGCACGCTGGCGAACCCGAACTTCCTGGAGTACGCGTTCCCGACGAGTACGGACGTGCCGCCGCTGGAGGCCCTACTGGTCCAGCGGCCCAGCGAGCACGGGCCGTTCGGCGCGCGGATCGTGGGGGAGCCGCCGATCACGGCGGGCGCGGCGGCCCTGGCGAACGCGGTGCGCGAGGCGGCGGGCGTGCGCGTGACCGAGCTGCCCGTCACCCCCGAGGCGGTCTGGCGGCTGCGGCAGGCGCAGGCCGGGGACTGA
- a CDS encoding MFS transporter — protein sequence MTTPASSPTRSGQAPPDRVTQTTLLLLSALTIMSGATIAPALPAMQAHFADTPNAALLVKLALTILGIVIAITAPLFGVLADRYGRRPVLLASLALYVVGGGSGLIAQSLGAVLLGRVVLGLAVAGTMTAAGALVNDLFSGAARGRFLSQQAAFNSFGGAVLLPLGGVLAAVGWRAPFALYLAAALLLPLLLRLPHGIPGDAHDPAAPAQAPRWGAITLVYALALGYMIVFYLMPAQGPFLLRALHANPGLTGLMLGSSTLMAAVTSLVFSRFAGRFDPRRLAGLGMLVVAVGWLLVFRAPGLGVVEAGLLVAGLGGGLIFPNLYAWLADLTPPAWRGRVTAGMSSAIFLGQFLSPLVLAAPAGHEAQGFAAGAALAAGMGALLLILSVWARRVPDAPSGAVPQRG from the coding sequence ATGACGACCCCCGCCTCCTCCCCCACCCGGTCCGGTCAGGCCCCCCCGGACCGGGTCACCCAGACCACGCTGCTGCTCCTCTCGGCGCTCACCATCATGTCCGGGGCCACCATCGCCCCGGCGCTGCCCGCCATGCAGGCGCACTTCGCCGACACCCCGAACGCCGCGCTGCTCGTGAAACTCGCCCTGACCATCCTGGGCATCGTGATTGCCATCACCGCGCCGCTGTTCGGGGTGCTGGCCGACCGCTACGGCCGCCGCCCGGTCCTGCTGGCCTCGCTGGCGCTGTACGTGGTGGGAGGCGGCAGCGGCCTGATCGCGCAGAGCCTCGGCGCCGTGTTGCTGGGCCGCGTGGTGCTGGGGCTGGCCGTGGCGGGCACCATGACGGCCGCCGGGGCGCTCGTGAACGACCTGTTCAGCGGCGCCGCGCGGGGCCGCTTCCTGAGCCAGCAGGCGGCCTTCAACAGCTTCGGCGGCGCGGTGCTCCTGCCGTTGGGCGGCGTCCTCGCCGCCGTGGGCTGGCGCGCACCCTTCGCGCTGTACCTCGCGGCCGCGCTGCTGCTGCCGCTGCTGCTGCGCCTCCCGCACGGCATTCCCGGGGACGCCCACGACCCGGCCGCGCCCGCGCAGGCGCCGCGCTGGGGTGCGATCACGCTGGTGTACGCCCTGGCACTGGGCTACATGATCGTGTTCTACCTGATGCCCGCCCAGGGGCCCTTCCTGCTGCGCGCCCTGCACGCCAACCCCGGCCTGACCGGGCTGATGCTGGGCAGTTCCACCCTGATGGCCGCCGTGACGTCCCTGGTGTTCTCCCGCTTCGCCGGGCGCTTCGATCCGCGCCGACTGGCGGGTCTGGGCATGCTCGTCGTGGCGGTGGGGTGGCTGCTGGTATTCCGCGCGCCGGGCCTGGGGGTCGTGGAGGCGGGTCTGCTCGTGGCGGGGCTGGGCGGCGGGCTGATCTTCCCGAACCTGTACGCCTGGCTGGCCGACCTGACGCCCCCCGCATGGCGGGGCCGCGTGACGGCGGGCATGAGCAGCGCGATCTTCCTGGGGCAGTTCCTCAGCCCGCTGGTGCTGGCCGCGCCTGCCGGGCACGAGGCGCAGGGCTTCGCGGCGGGCGCGGCGCTGGCCGCCGGGATGGGCGCGCTGCTGCTGATCCTCAGCGTCTGGGCCCGCCGCGTGCCTGACGCGCCCAGCGGAGCGGTCCCTCAGCGGGGTTGA
- a CDS encoding V-type ATP synthase subunit D, which translates to MAEQISPTRSALLASKASLKTASGGADLLKRKRDALIGEFFALVKDALAAREQLSGVSKGAYTSLFSAKAWDSPEAVESLSLAGSGDYQIDMQIDNLYGVKVPRISVPERAAQANFSPINVGARTIQAATDFGGVLEAIVKVAATETKLRRIGEEIKKTSRRVNALEQVVIPGIQDDIRFIRSVLDQREREAGFTQKKIKAKIEAKAEAARDAQNAQSHGSAAD; encoded by the coding sequence ATGGCAGAACAGATCAGCCCCACCCGCAGCGCCCTGCTGGCCAGCAAGGCCAGCCTGAAGACCGCCTCCGGCGGCGCGGACCTCCTCAAGCGCAAGCGTGACGCCCTCATCGGCGAATTCTTCGCGCTCGTCAAGGACGCCCTCGCCGCCCGCGAGCAGCTCAGCGGCGTCAGCAAGGGCGCCTACACCAGCCTCTTCAGCGCGAAAGCCTGGGACAGCCCCGAAGCGGTCGAGAGCCTCTCGCTGGCTGGCAGCGGTGACTACCAGATCGACATGCAGATCGACAACCTGTACGGCGTGAAGGTGCCGCGCATCAGCGTGCCCGAACGCGCCGCGCAGGCGAACTTCAGCCCGATCAACGTCGGCGCACGCACCATCCAGGCCGCCACCGACTTCGGCGGCGTGCTCGAGGCGATCGTCAAGGTCGCCGCGACCGAGACGAAACTGCGCCGCATCGGCGAGGAAATCAAGAAGACCAGCCGCCGCGTGAACGCGCTCGAGCAGGTCGTGATTCCCGGCATTCAGGACGACATCCGCTTCATCCGCAGCGTGCTCGACCAGCGCGAACGCGAAGCCGGATTCACCCAGAAGAAGATCAAGGCGAAGATCGAGGCGAAAGCCGAGGCCGCCCGCGACGCTCAGAACGCGCAGAGCCACGGCAGCGCCGCCGACTGA
- a CDS encoding V-type ATP synthase subunit B, which yields MTLLQKEYNDVAYISGPLLFVNAASDLAYGAIVNIKDASGKLRGGQVISVTDQNAIIQVFEETRGLDLATASVSLVEDVARLGVSKEMIGRRFDGLGRPIDGLPAVVAEKRLSINGQPMNPAARAKPEEFIQTGISTIDVQTSLIRGQKLPIFSGSGLPHNELAAQIARQAKVPGHEGDFAVVFAAMGLTQREVSFFTQEFERTGALARSVLFLNKADDPAVERLLTPRMALTTAEYLAFEHGYHVLVILTDLTNYCEALREIGGAREEIPGRRGFPGYMYTDLASLYERAGVVDGKPGSVTQVPILSMPDDDITHPIPDLTGYITEGQIVVDRTLNSKGVFPPINPLPSLSRLQGNGIGKGKTRADHKNISDQLFAAYANGLDLRKLVAITGEDALTETDKLYLKFANDFEEYFIGQGDQDRSIDDSLTVAWGILSKLPQSQLTRIGKDSIDKYYGTKMDEMWKGSRSTK from the coding sequence GTGACCCTCCTCCAGAAGGAATACAACGACGTCGCGTACATCTCCGGCCCTCTGCTGTTCGTGAATGCCGCCAGCGACCTCGCGTACGGCGCCATCGTGAACATCAAGGACGCGAGCGGTAAGCTCCGCGGCGGTCAGGTCATCTCCGTGACCGACCAGAACGCCATCATTCAGGTGTTCGAAGAAACCCGTGGTCTGGACCTCGCGACCGCCAGCGTCAGCCTCGTCGAAGACGTGGCCCGCCTGGGCGTCAGCAAGGAAATGATCGGCCGCCGCTTCGACGGCCTGGGCCGCCCCATCGACGGGCTGCCCGCCGTGGTCGCCGAGAAGCGCCTCTCGATCAACGGCCAGCCCATGAACCCCGCCGCGCGCGCCAAGCCCGAGGAGTTCATCCAGACCGGCATCAGCACCATCGACGTGCAGACCAGCCTGATCCGCGGCCAGAAGCTGCCGATCTTCAGCGGCTCGGGCCTCCCGCACAACGAACTCGCCGCGCAGATCGCCCGCCAGGCCAAGGTGCCCGGCCACGAGGGTGACTTCGCCGTGGTGTTCGCCGCGATGGGCCTGACCCAGCGCGAAGTCAGCTTCTTCACGCAGGAATTCGAACGCACCGGCGCCCTGGCCCGCAGCGTCCTGTTCCTGAACAAGGCCGACGACCCCGCGGTCGAGCGTCTGCTCACCCCCCGCATGGCCCTGACCACCGCCGAGTACCTGGCCTTCGAGCACGGTTACCACGTGCTGGTGATCCTGACCGACCTGACGAACTACTGCGAGGCCCTCCGTGAAATCGGCGGCGCGCGCGAGGAGATCCCCGGTCGCCGCGGCTTCCCCGGCTACATGTACACCGACCTCGCGAGCCTGTACGAGCGCGCGGGCGTCGTGGACGGCAAGCCCGGCTCGGTCACCCAGGTGCCGATCCTGTCGATGCCCGACGACGACATCACCCACCCCATCCCCGACCTGACCGGCTACATCACCGAAGGTCAGATCGTGGTCGACCGCACCCTGAACTCCAAGGGCGTGTTCCCCCCGATCAACCCCCTGCCTTCGCTGTCCCGCCTGCAGGGCAACGGCATCGGCAAGGGCAAGACCCGCGCCGACCACAAGAACATCTCCGACCAGCTGTTCGCCGCGTACGCCAACGGCCTGGACCTGCGCAAACTGGTGGCCATCACCGGTGAAGACGCGCTGACCGAAACCGACAAGCTGTACCTGAAGTTCGCCAACGACTTCGAGGAATACTTCATCGGCCAGGGCGACCAGGACCGCAGCATCGACGACAGCCTGACCGTCGCGTGGGGCATCCTGAGCAAGCTGCCCCAGAGCCAGCTGACCCGTATCGGCAAGGACTCCATCGACAAGTACTACGGTACGAAGATGGACGAGATGTGGAAGGGCAGCCGCTCCACGAAGTAA
- a CDS encoding V-type ATP synthase subunit A, with translation MTQNKSGVVKSIAGPAVIADGMYGAKMYDIVRVGQERLVGEIIRLDGNTAFVQVYEDTSGLTVGEPVETTGLPLSVELGPGMLNGIYDGIQRPLGKIREASGDFIARGIEVSSLDRTQLWDFTPSVQVGDTVSGSAILGTVPEFSFTHKVLTPPDKGGKIAWIAPAGQYNIDQTIARLEDGTELRMAHYWPVRAPRPVTKKLDPSLPFLTGMRILDVLFPLVMGGAAAIPGPFGSGKTVTQQSVAKYGNADIVVYVGCGERGNEMTDVLVEFPELEDPKTGGPLMHRTILIANTSNMPVAAREASVYTGITLAEYFRDQGYSVSLMADSTSRWAEALREISSRLEEMPAEEGYPPYLGAKLAAFYERAGAVKTLAGEDGAVSVIGAVSPAGGDMSEPVTQATLRITGAFWRLDAGLARRRHFPAINWNGSYSLFTPILDSWYRANVGEDFPELRQRIGTILQEEAALQEVVQLVGPDALQDNERLIIETGRMLRQDFLQQNGFDPVDASASMPKNYGLMRMFLKFYDQADAALKSGSTIDEIIQSPIIERLARARYTPEGDFAAYTDSVLGELDSSFKAVKA, from the coding sequence ATGACGCAGAACAAGAGCGGCGTCGTGAAGAGCATCGCCGGACCCGCCGTCATCGCGGACGGGATGTACGGCGCGAAAATGTACGACATCGTCCGCGTGGGCCAGGAACGCCTCGTGGGCGAGATCATCCGACTGGACGGCAACACCGCCTTCGTCCAGGTGTACGAGGACACCAGCGGCCTGACCGTCGGTGAACCCGTCGAGACCACGGGCCTCCCCCTGAGCGTCGAACTGGGCCCCGGCATGCTCAACGGCATCTACGACGGCATCCAGCGCCCCCTGGGCAAGATCCGCGAGGCCAGCGGCGACTTCATCGCGCGCGGCATCGAGGTCTCCTCCCTGGACCGCACCCAGCTGTGGGACTTCACGCCCAGCGTGCAGGTCGGCGACACCGTCAGCGGCAGCGCCATCCTGGGCACCGTGCCCGAGTTCAGCTTCACGCACAAGGTCCTGACGCCCCCCGACAAGGGCGGCAAGATCGCGTGGATCGCCCCGGCCGGTCAGTACAACATCGACCAGACCATCGCCCGCCTGGAAGACGGCACCGAGCTGCGCATGGCCCACTACTGGCCCGTGCGCGCCCCGCGTCCCGTGACCAAGAAACTCGACCCCAGCCTGCCGTTCCTCACGGGCATGCGCATCCTGGACGTCCTGTTCCCCCTGGTCATGGGTGGCGCCGCCGCCATCCCCGGCCCCTTCGGCTCCGGCAAGACCGTGACCCAGCAGTCCGTCGCGAAGTACGGCAACGCCGACATCGTCGTGTACGTGGGCTGCGGTGAACGCGGCAACGAGATGACCGACGTGCTCGTGGAATTCCCCGAACTGGAAGACCCCAAGACCGGCGGGCCCCTCATGCACCGCACGATCCTGATCGCCAACACGTCCAACATGCCCGTGGCCGCCCGCGAAGCGAGCGTCTACACCGGCATCACGCTGGCCGAGTACTTCCGCGACCAGGGCTACAGCGTGTCCCTGATGGCCGACAGCACCAGCCGCTGGGCCGAGGCCCTTCGCGAGATCTCCTCCCGCCTGGAAGAGATGCCCGCCGAAGAAGGCTACCCGCCCTACCTGGGCGCCAAGCTGGCCGCGTTCTACGAGCGCGCCGGGGCCGTCAAGACCCTCGCCGGTGAAGACGGCGCGGTGTCCGTGATCGGCGCCGTCAGCCCCGCCGGCGGCGACATGTCCGAGCCCGTCACGCAGGCCACCCTGCGCATCACCGGCGCCTTCTGGCGTCTGGACGCCGGCCTCGCCCGCCGCCGCCACTTCCCCGCGATCAACTGGAACGGCTCCTACAGCCTGTTCACCCCGATCCTGGACTCCTGGTACCGCGCCAACGTCGGCGAGGACTTCCCGGAACTGCGCCAGCGCATCGGCACGATTCTCCAGGAAGAGGCCGCGCTGCAGGAAGTCGTGCAGCTCGTCGGCCCCGACGCCCTGCAGGACAACGAGCGCCTGATCATCGAGACCGGCCGCATGCTCCGCCAGGACTTCCTGCAGCAGAACGGTTTCGACCCCGTCGACGCCAGCGCCAGCATGCCCAAGAACTACGGCCTGATGCGCATGTTCCTGAAGTTCTACGACCAGGCCGACGCGGCCCTCAAGAGCGGCAGCACCATCGACGAAATCATCCAGAGCCCCATCATCGAGCGTCTCGCCCGCGCCCGCTACACGCCCGAAGGTGACTTCGCCGCGTACACCGACAGCGTCCTCGGCGAGCTCGACAGCAGCTTCAAGGCGGTGAAAGCGTGA
- a CDS encoding V-type ATP synthase subunit F, with protein MTRPNTQRVAVLSDAETATGYRLAGAAVIEATPDTALATLERLITEGQYGLVAVDTGLIPDPASATARVMRGRDLPILLPIPSLRDAFNPDTVDAKAYMGKLVRDTIGFDIKL; from the coding sequence ATGACCCGGCCCAACACGCAACGCGTCGCGGTGCTGAGTGACGCCGAGACCGCCACCGGCTACCGCCTCGCCGGAGCCGCCGTGATCGAGGCCACCCCCGACACGGCCCTCGCCACCCTGGAACGCCTGATCACCGAAGGTCAGTACGGCCTCGTCGCCGTCGACACCGGCCTGATCCCGGACCCAGCCAGCGCCACCGCCCGCGTCATGCGCGGCCGGGACCTGCCGATCCTGCTGCCCATCCCCAGCCTGCGCGACGCGTTCAACCCGGACACCGTCGACGCGAAGGCCTACATGGGCAAACTGGTGCGCGACACCATCGGCTTCGATATCAAACTGTAA
- a CDS encoding V0D/AC39 family V-type ATPase subunit — protein sequence MPDDYAYINTRVRIMRTKLLDGRSLDSALAAGSYQEFLRVLTETELAANLRDTTTEQAGLAELDQALSRNLFDTARKVLGFADGDAKREIQALLMKWDLVNLKTVARGIITGRGADAILANLIPGGTLKPAALQAAAQSTDLPGAAAAIALSGHPLAAAMRAATQAYASSNRMLDLEVALDQGYYRHALSVARNTSLRRYLSREIDITNALIARAGAGQPLDPSLFVAGGKLDAAGYARLSGGDASGLSDVSAILDAPTLEDAEVAARTALDTATRNVAAGDPEGVGVILDFLRRKEIEIAKLRLIGRGKFYDLPTDQIRREVQA from the coding sequence ATGCCCGACGACTACGCTTACATCAACACGCGCGTCCGCATCATGCGGACCAAACTGCTCGACGGACGCTCGCTTGACTCGGCGCTCGCGGCGGGCAGCTACCAGGAGTTCCTGCGAGTCCTGACCGAAACCGAACTCGCCGCGAACCTGCGCGACACCACCACCGAGCAGGCGGGCCTCGCCGAACTGGACCAGGCGCTCAGCCGCAACCTGTTCGACACTGCCCGCAAGGTCCTGGGCTTCGCCGACGGCGACGCCAAACGCGAAATCCAGGCCCTGCTCATGAAATGGGATCTCGTGAACCTCAAAACCGTCGCCCGCGGCATCATCACTGGCCGCGGCGCCGACGCGATCCTGGCGAACCTGATCCCCGGCGGGACCCTGAAACCGGCCGCGCTGCAGGCCGCCGCGCAGAGCACCGACCTGCCCGGCGCGGCCGCCGCCATCGCCCTGAGCGGCCACCCGCTGGCCGCCGCGATGCGCGCCGCCACGCAGGCCTACGCCAGCAGCAACCGCATGCTGGACCTGGAAGTCGCGCTCGACCAGGGCTACTACCGGCACGCCCTGAGCGTGGCGCGCAACACCAGCCTGCGCCGCTACCTCAGCCGTGAGATCGATATCACCAACGCCCTGATCGCCCGCGCAGGCGCCGGACAGCCCCTGGACCCCAGCCTGTTCGTCGCCGGCGGGAAACTCGACGCGGCCGGCTACGCCCGCCTGAGCGGCGGCGACGCCAGCGGCCTGAGTGACGTCAGCGCGATCCTCGACGCCCCCACCCTGGAAGACGCCGAGGTCGCCGCCCGCACCGCCCTGGACACCGCCACCCGCAACGTCGCGGCTGGTGACCCGGAAGGTGTCGGCGTGATCCTGGACTTCCTGCGCCGCAAGGAAATCGAGATCGCCAAACTCCGCCTGATCGGGCGCGGCAAGTTCTACGACCTGCCCACCGACCAGATCCGCCGCGAGGTGCAGGCATGA
- a CDS encoding V-type ATP synthase subunit E, with protein sequence MALDKLLENEAQQEIERIRAEAQGRAEQIVAQAHEQAQALIDSRTRQLDGARQAELVRARSAADLDSSAQRLAAADSLQAQAFTVSEQYLHSVTTSPEYPVIVAKLLQEALQVLPDAEVVEAALAEHDAVRQALGQLGRHLDVRPNEQVKTGVRLVGKGGKASIQNTLVGRLNRVRGDLAPQISRLLAE encoded by the coding sequence ATGGCGCTCGACAAGCTCCTCGAGAACGAAGCCCAGCAGGAAATCGAGCGCATCCGCGCCGAGGCCCAGGGCCGCGCCGAGCAGATCGTCGCCCAGGCCCACGAACAGGCCCAGGCCCTGATCGACTCGCGCACCCGCCAGCTGGACGGTGCCCGCCAGGCCGAACTGGTGCGCGCCCGCAGCGCCGCTGACCTCGACAGCAGCGCGCAGCGTCTCGCCGCCGCCGACAGCCTCCAGGCGCAGGCGTTCACGGTCTCCGAGCAGTACCTGCACTCCGTGACCACCTCGCCCGAGTACCCCGTGATCGTCGCCAAGCTGCTGCAAGAAGCCCTGCAGGTGCTGCCTGACGCCGAGGTGGTCGAGGCGGCCCTGGCCGAGCACGACGCCGTCCGTCAGGCGCTGGGCCAGCTGGGCCGGCACCTGGACGTGCGCCCTAACGAGCAGGTCAAGACCGGCGTGCGCCTGGTCGGCAAGGGCGGCAAGGCCAGCATTCAGAACACGCTCGTGGGTCGCCTGAACCGCGTGCGCGGCGACCTCGCCCCGCAGATCAGCCGACTGCTGGCCGAGTAA
- a CDS encoding ATP synthase subunit K: MTKYNKIVLASLAFALVSTGLAQEAGAANNDGLYQGLRAVGAGLALGLGAIGTGIAQARIGSSLVGAVAEDPSKAGSLLLYFLLPETLVIFGFLALFILN; encoded by the coding sequence ATGACCAAGTACAACAAGATCGTCCTCGCCTCCCTCGCCTTCGCCCTCGTCAGCACCGGTCTCGCCCAGGAAGCCGGCGCCGCCAACAACGACGGCCTGTACCAGGGCCTGCGCGCCGTCGGCGCCGGCCTCGCGCTCGGCCTCGGCGCCATCGGCACCGGTATCGCCCAGGCCCGCATCGGCTCCAGCCTGGTCGGCGCCGTCGCCGAGGACCCCAGCAAGGCCGGCAGCCTGCTGCTGTACTTCCTGCTGCCCGAAACCCTCGTGATCTTCGGCTTCCTCGCGCTGTTCATCCTGAACTGA